One window of Tepidanaerobacter acetatoxydans Re1 genomic DNA carries:
- a CDS encoding 6-phospho-beta-glucosidase — protein MFEKKFKVAVIGGGSSYTPELIEGFISKAAELPIGDIYLEDIEPGRHKLEIVGGLVQRMVEKAGLDINIHLTFDRHEAISGADFVISQFRVGGLDARIRDEKIPLRYGVIGQETTGPGGFAKALRTIPVTIDICRDIEQFAPDAWLINFTNPSGIITETVLKHTEVKMLGLCNVPVNMVNYVAEAFGVEMERVYIQFAGLNHLVWGQKIFLDGEDVTEKLLLQLASGQDFNMKNIPDLLWDKDLIESLGMLPCPYHRYYYMSDKMLEEEIKEASHTGTRGQVVKMVEQELFEIYRNPKLNVKPPELEKRGGALYSYAACNLISSIANNKKDIQIINVKNNGAILDLPEDSVIETNCIIDKDGAHPLSVGHVPAKIRGLMQVVKAYEELTVHAGISGDYHSALQALTIHPLVPSSSIAKKLLDDILAENKEFLPQFF, from the coding sequence TTGTTTGAGAAAAAATTTAAGGTTGCTGTCATTGGAGGCGGATCAAGTTATACTCCCGAGCTCATCGAAGGCTTTATTAGTAAAGCTGCAGAATTACCGATTGGCGATATATATTTGGAGGATATCGAGCCGGGCAGACATAAACTGGAAATAGTCGGCGGTTTGGTACAGCGGATGGTTGAGAAGGCAGGACTTGATATTAATATTCATCTGACTTTTGACAGACACGAGGCAATTTCCGGCGCCGATTTTGTAATATCTCAGTTCAGAGTTGGCGGTCTCGATGCACGTATAAGGGATGAAAAGATTCCTTTGAGATATGGTGTCATCGGGCAGGAAACTACCGGTCCGGGCGGCTTTGCTAAAGCACTGAGAACAATTCCCGTTACAATCGACATATGCAGAGATATAGAACAATTTGCACCTGACGCATGGCTGATAAATTTCACTAATCCATCCGGCATAATTACTGAGACTGTGTTAAAACATACGGAAGTTAAAATGCTTGGGCTTTGCAATGTACCTGTCAACATGGTCAATTATGTGGCTGAGGCTTTTGGAGTCGAAATGGAAAGGGTATACATACAATTTGCAGGATTGAATCACTTAGTATGGGGGCAAAAAATCTTTCTAGACGGGGAAGATGTAACAGAAAAACTGCTGCTTCAGCTTGCTTCCGGACAGGATTTTAACATGAAGAACATTCCTGATTTACTATGGGACAAAGACCTGATTGAATCTCTGGGCATGCTCCCATGTCCTTATCACCGCTACTACTATATGTCGGATAAAATGCTGGAAGAGGAAATCAAAGAAGCATCACATACCGGCACTCGGGGCCAAGTAGTAAAAATGGTTGAACAGGAACTGTTTGAAATTTACAGGAATCCAAAATTAAATGTAAAACCGCCTGAGTTGGAAAAGCGCGGTGGTGCTCTTTATTCATATGCCGCATGCAATCTTATCAGCTCTATAGCAAATAACAAAAAGGATATACAAATAATTAATGTAAAAAACAACGGTGCAATTCTTGATTTGCCCGAAGACTCAGTGATTGAAACCAACTGTATTATTGATAAAGACGGAGCACATCCGCTAAGCGTCGGACATGTGCCTGCCAAAATAAGGGGATTAATGCAAGTGGTAAAAGCCTATGAAGAACTTACTGTACACGCCGGTATAAGCGGAGATTACCATTCGGCCTTGCAAGCATTAACCATACATCCCTTGGTACCATCTTCAAGCATAGCAAAAAAGCTGTTGGATGACATCCTGGCCGAAAATAAAGAATTCCTCCCACAGTTTTTTTAG
- a CDS encoding thymidine kinase, with amino-acid sequence MIRPDFGWIEVIASGAMYAGKTREFIKRIDELKWAKKKILIVKPMLDDRYGESCVMSHNGDNVTAINIKCPLEILELIKRDNYDVVAIDEAQFFDKKIVQVIKDLRDSGFLVLITGLNTTAEGKPFGPMPEILCIADDITILYGVCAACGKPATKTLALFDKDQDIVVGGQGKYEPRCNKHWVHNRL; translated from the coding sequence ATGATTAGACCGGATTTCGGATGGATAGAAGTGATTGCATCAGGCGCCATGTACGCCGGCAAAACCAGAGAATTTATAAAACGCATTGATGAACTTAAATGGGCAAAGAAAAAAATTCTGATTGTAAAGCCCATGCTTGACGACCGTTACGGTGAAAGCTGTGTGATGTCGCATAACGGAGATAATGTAACAGCTATAAACATAAAATGCCCCTTGGAAATTCTCGAGCTTATAAAAAGAGATAATTATGATGTAGTTGCCATAGATGAAGCACAGTTTTTTGATAAAAAAATTGTACAAGTAATAAAGGATCTGAGAGATAGCGGGTTTTTAGTGCTGATTACAGGCCTAAATACCACAGCAGAAGGCAAGCCTTTTGGTCCTATGCCGGAAATCCTCTGTATTGCGGATGATATTACCATATTATACGGTGTATGTGCCGCCTGCGGGAAACCGGCCACCAAGACATTGGCTTTATTTGACAAAGACCAGGATATCGTCGTAGGCGGCCAAGGGAAATATGAGCCGCGCTGCAATAAGCACTGGGTTCACAACCGACTGTGA
- a CDS encoding adenosylcobalamin-dependent ribonucleoside-diphosphate reductase, with the protein MNLTENARVVLEKRYLAKDSSGKVIETPETLIERVSNAIAKAELKYVQDKSDDWAKKFYDMISELKFLPNSPTLMNAGRELGQLSACFVLPVEDSMEGIFDSIKSSALIHKSGGGTGFSFSRLRPKGAMVKSTGGVASGPISFMKVFNAATEAVKQGGCVDENTRIATVNGLIKIKELAPCDLPEDSWHKYETPLKLYTDEGVKEADEFYVHGKAKVKKISTECGYSVCITHEHRLRVIDSDGNYIWKHAKDIKKGDWLALKKNTYPETTDYRLPDFEYESHFNAKEITLPQEPSEDLGEFIGYFIGDGSFSFNERGTGRVIFSVADDEPEVFDRIISLGNKLFSIEPVINKKPGDKSSNLFYNSTVLAHWLKHIGVDKVSSMDVKVPEIAFRAGVNFATGFLRGLFSADGTVSKEGYVTLYSISKELVDGVRELLLSLGIPSRTIINIDRQDSLGKNPIYRLNLITQEGYVIFRDRIGFISTAKNDRLEVIDNRAWEFNDIIPNQQQVFAKIYDGPGRGCGHERMDLGANRELYRDIQHYLPKVAAPRNLNRSRLSYLAEKYPEVAESPLKWFLENNQFYDRVETVEDDEAFTLDLSVPDNNTYIAAGFISHNTRRGANMGILRVDHPDILDFIQCKKNDKEITNFNISVAITDKFMEALKEDGNYDLIDPHTKKPTGKLRAREVFDLIVDMAWNNGEPGIVFIDRMNEDNPTPEIGDIESTNPCGEQPLLPYESCNLGSINLAKFIKKSGNKNTIDYESLKETVHLAVRFLDDVIDVNLYPLKEIEEMTKANRKIGLGVMGFADMLIELGIPYNSDEAVKTAEAIMSFIDSESKNASCELAKERGVFPNWEKSIYKEKGMRIRNATTTTIAPTGTISIIAGVSSGIEPIFALAFERHVMDNQRLVEVHPIFKQVLKEQGLYSEELMQKVVTQGTLQGIDELPKEIKRVFVTAHDIKPEWHIKMQAAFQKYTDNAVSKTVNFPNSATREDVKTVYMMAYNLGCKGVTIYRDGSRQEQVLNKGTKKERPARYKIKPRPRPSVTYGNTEKVKIGCGNLYITVNSDENGICEVFTNLGRAGGCPSQSEATSRLISMALRSGIDVKAIVEQLKGIRCHSTLRQMANNKDIKVLSCPDAIGRAIERSIGENVIVNGNGNGSNEAYIKRYLDTDPEATATSEDGLHNPNPTKKKVNGGTCPECGHRLEHEGGCVICRSCGYSKCG; encoded by the coding sequence ATAAATTTGACGGAAAATGCAAGGGTGGTTTTAGAAAAACGATACCTTGCCAAGGATTCAAGCGGTAAGGTTATAGAAACTCCCGAGACTTTGATAGAAAGAGTGTCTAATGCCATTGCTAAGGCAGAGCTAAAGTATGTTCAGGATAAATCTGATGATTGGGCTAAGAAATTTTATGATATGATATCGGAACTTAAATTTCTGCCGAATTCCCCCACGCTGATGAATGCCGGAAGAGAGCTTGGCCAACTTTCGGCTTGCTTTGTGCTGCCTGTGGAGGATTCGATGGAAGGGATATTCGATTCAATAAAATCATCAGCACTTATACATAAAAGCGGCGGCGGGACAGGATTTAGCTTTTCGCGTCTTCGCCCAAAGGGAGCTATGGTTAAATCTACCGGAGGTGTGGCATCAGGCCCCATATCCTTTATGAAGGTGTTTAATGCAGCTACCGAGGCTGTAAAACAAGGTGGGTGTGTGGATGAAAATACTCGAATTGCTACGGTAAACGGCCTTATTAAAATAAAAGAATTAGCCCCTTGTGATCTCCCGGAGGACAGCTGGCATAAATATGAAACACCGCTAAAATTGTATACCGATGAAGGTGTAAAAGAGGCCGACGAGTTTTATGTTCACGGTAAAGCAAAGGTCAAGAAAATATCCACGGAGTGCGGATATTCTGTATGTATAACACATGAGCACCGGCTCCGGGTAATCGACAGTGACGGCAACTATATTTGGAAACATGCAAAAGATATAAAAAAAGGTGATTGGTTAGCCCTTAAGAAAAATACATATCCCGAGACTACTGACTATCGGTTACCGGATTTTGAATATGAGTCACATTTTAATGCCAAGGAAATAACTTTGCCTCAGGAACCTTCTGAAGACCTTGGCGAGTTTATAGGTTACTTTATAGGTGATGGTAGTTTCAGTTTCAATGAAAGAGGTACCGGTCGGGTGATATTTTCCGTTGCCGATGATGAACCGGAAGTTTTTGATAGGATAATATCCTTGGGCAACAAACTTTTTTCCATAGAGCCGGTTATAAACAAAAAGCCGGGAGACAAGAGTTCAAATCTATTTTATAATTCTACGGTCCTTGCCCATTGGCTGAAACACATCGGTGTTGATAAAGTTTCTTCCATGGATGTAAAAGTGCCTGAGATAGCTTTCCGAGCAGGAGTCAACTTTGCTACGGGTTTTTTGAGAGGACTGTTTAGCGCAGATGGAACCGTAAGTAAGGAAGGTTATGTGACATTATATTCCATTTCAAAGGAATTGGTCGATGGAGTAAGAGAACTGTTATTATCTCTTGGCATTCCTTCCAGAACAATCATCAACATTGACCGACAGGACTCTCTTGGCAAAAATCCAATATACAGGCTTAACCTAATTACACAAGAGGGTTATGTGATATTTAGAGACAGGATAGGATTTATTTCTACGGCAAAAAATGATCGCTTGGAAGTGATTGATAATAGAGCTTGGGAATTTAATGATATTATACCTAATCAACAGCAAGTCTTTGCCAAAATTTACGACGGCCCGGGTAGGGGGTGCGGTCATGAAAGGATGGACCTAGGTGCCAACCGGGAGCTTTATAGGGATATACAGCACTATTTGCCTAAGGTGGCGGCACCGAGGAATCTAAATCGCAGCAGGTTAAGTTACCTGGCTGAGAAATATCCGGAAGTTGCTGAAAGTCCGCTCAAATGGTTCTTGGAAAATAATCAGTTTTATGATAGGGTTGAAACTGTTGAGGACGATGAAGCGTTTACACTGGACCTTTCGGTACCTGATAATAATACTTATATTGCAGCCGGCTTTATAAGCCATAACACGCGCCGGGGTGCCAACATGGGCATACTCCGGGTGGACCATCCGGATATTTTAGATTTTATCCAATGTAAGAAAAATGACAAGGAAATTACCAATTTTAATATAAGTGTGGCTATTACCGATAAGTTTATGGAAGCACTGAAAGAAGATGGAAATTATGACCTTATCGACCCACACACGAAAAAACCCACAGGAAAACTCAGGGCAAGGGAAGTCTTTGATTTAATAGTGGACATGGCATGGAACAATGGCGAGCCGGGAATCGTATTTATCGATAGGATGAATGAGGACAATCCTACTCCGGAAATTGGTGATATTGAAAGCACGAACCCCTGCGGTGAACAACCTCTTCTGCCTTATGAGTCGTGCAACTTAGGTTCTATAAATCTTGCTAAATTTATAAAAAAATCCGGTAATAAAAATACAATTGATTATGAAAGTTTAAAGGAAACGGTACACCTGGCTGTGCGCTTTTTAGACGATGTAATCGATGTAAACCTGTATCCCTTAAAGGAAATTGAGGAAATGACCAAGGCTAATCGAAAAATCGGTCTTGGCGTGATGGGCTTTGCCGATATGCTGATAGAACTGGGTATTCCGTATAATTCCGATGAGGCGGTAAAAACTGCCGAAGCCATAATGAGCTTTATTGATAGTGAATCTAAAAATGCATCTTGCGAGCTTGCAAAAGAGCGAGGAGTTTTCCCTAATTGGGAAAAGAGCATCTATAAGGAAAAGGGCATGCGCATCCGAAATGCTACTACTACCACAATAGCGCCAACAGGAACTATAAGTATTATTGCGGGGGTTTCCAGCGGCATTGAACCAATATTTGCCCTAGCCTTTGAACGCCACGTAATGGACAACCAGCGATTGGTAGAAGTTCATCCGATTTTCAAACAGGTTCTTAAAGAGCAGGGCCTTTATAGTGAAGAACTGATGCAGAAAGTAGTAACTCAGGGAACGCTTCAAGGTATAGATGAATTACCCAAAGAAATAAAAAGAGTTTTTGTTACGGCACATGATATTAAGCCGGAATGGCATATAAAAATGCAGGCGGCTTTCCAAAAATACACCGATAATGCTGTGTCCAAGACCGTAAACTTTCCAAACAGTGCTACTCGGGAAGATGTTAAAACAGTATATATGATGGCTTATAATCTAGGCTGTAAAGGCGTTACAATCTATAGAGACGGAAGCAGGCAGGAACAGGTTTTAAATAAAGGTACAAAAAAAGAAAGGCCTGCACGTTATAAAATAAAACCAAGACCCAGGCCAAGTGTAACCTACGGCAATACAGAGAAAGTAAAGATTGGCTGTGGAAACCTTTATATCACTGTAAACTCTGACGAAAACGGCATCTGTGAGGTATTTACCAATTTAGGCCGAGCAGGGGGCTGCCCATCTCAGTCAGAAGCCACTAGCCGCCTTATTTCTATGGCTTTACGTTCAGGAATTGATGTAAAAGCTATAGTAGAACAACTAAAGGGCATTCGCTGCCATTCCACTTTACGGCAAATGGCAAACAATAAAGATATAAAAGTGCTTTCATGTCCTGATGCTATAGGTCGAGCTATAGAACGTAGCATTGGCGAGAATGTAATAGTAAACGGCAACGGCAACGGATCCAATGAGGCCTATATTAAGCGCTATTTGGATACCGATCCCGAAGCAACGGCGACCTCTGAGGATGGATTGCATAATCCAAATCCTACTAAAAAAAAAGTAAACGGAGGTACCTGCCCTGAATGTGGCCATAGACTTGAGCACGAAGGCGGCTGCGTTATCTGTCGAAGCTGTGGTTATTCCAAATGCGGTTAA
- a CDS encoding transcriptional repressor, producing MDNKKGFIRKTKQRDLILKTLKNTDTHPTADWIYEQVKKEMPNISLGTVYRNLGMLKDLGEIIELNCGNKYSRFDGNPENHYHFVCTECEKVIDIKGCPVDKELDLCVARENDVEVFFHRTEFYGLCPDCKKKKEQQQV from the coding sequence ATGGATAATAAAAAAGGTTTTATTCGTAAGACTAAGCAAAGAGATTTAATTTTAAAGACATTAAAAAATACTGATACACATCCCACGGCTGATTGGATTTATGAACAAGTAAAAAAAGAAATGCCTAATATAAGTCTTGGTACAGTTTACAGAAATCTAGGCATGCTTAAAGATTTAGGCGAGATAATAGAGCTCAATTGCGGCAACAAGTATAGTCGTTTTGACGGTAACCCGGAAAATCACTATCATTTTGTTTGCACTGAGTGTGAGAAAGTAATAGATATTAAAGGATGTCCTGTAGATAAAGAATTGGATTTATGTGTAGCTCGAGAAAATGATGTGGAAGTGTTTTTCCACAGAACTGAATTTTATGGTCTTTGTCCGGATTGCAAGAAAAAAAAAGAACAGCAGCAGGTTTAA
- a CDS encoding RCKP-type rubredoxin-like domain-containing protein → MAVFKCSACGYEKESRCKPRKCPECEAKDTFTKVEAPKEDK, encoded by the coding sequence ATGGCAGTATTCAAGTGCAGTGCCTGTGGGTATGAGAAAGAAAGTCGTTGTAAGCCTAGGAAATGTCCGGAGTGCGAAGCCAAGGATACCTTTACTAAGGTAGAAGCACCCAAGGAGGATAAATAA
- a CDS encoding patatin-like phospholipase family protein — translation MAESTFRFGLALSGGGIRGAAHLGILKTLIENGIYPDIISGTSAGSIVSALYAADVNFNELAKKFKDINPVHLLDPTIPGVYTLLLLYYYWTKRPMLNWTFPKGLLKGEKIESLLEDVLERKHFNNLKVPLSVVSVDINSGQTVIFCPKNNVPRKKMNNTVFITDQSLAVAVRASISLPGIFIPKVVKGHTLVDGGIKNNIPVDILHAQKAKKVIGVDLGVSENRAKVDSIVDILMATIDIMGDELSYYIRKENPGYYIYPDIQGIGYKDFDRIPEIIKYGEIAAKKELPNIIEYLSS, via the coding sequence GTGGCAGAAAGTACATTTAGATTTGGTTTAGCATTAAGCGGCGGGGGGATAAGAGGTGCGGCACATTTAGGGATATTAAAAACACTAATCGAAAATGGTATTTACCCTGATATAATTTCTGGAACCAGCGCAGGAAGTATAGTTAGTGCTTTGTATGCTGCTGATGTAAATTTTAACGAATTGGCAAAAAAATTTAAGGATATTAATCCCGTACATTTGCTGGACCCGACTATTCCGGGAGTATATACCTTATTACTGCTTTATTATTATTGGACTAAAAGGCCCATGCTTAATTGGACTTTTCCAAAAGGGCTGTTGAAGGGAGAAAAAATTGAAAGCTTGCTTGAAGATGTTCTAGAGAGAAAGCATTTTAACAACTTGAAGGTTCCGCTATCAGTGGTTAGTGTTGATATAAACTCAGGTCAAACAGTGATATTTTGTCCTAAAAATAATGTTCCAAGAAAGAAAATGAATAATACGGTTTTTATAACGGATCAAAGTTTGGCTGTGGCAGTAAGAGCCAGTATATCCTTACCCGGGATATTCATTCCGAAAGTAGTTAAAGGCCATACATTAGTAGATGGAGGCATAAAAAATAATATACCCGTGGATATTCTGCACGCTCAGAAAGCAAAAAAAGTTATAGGCGTAGATTTGGGAGTATCGGAGAATAGAGCAAAAGTGGATTCAATTGTGGATATTCTCATGGCAACAATAGATATTATGGGAGATGAGCTGTCATACTATATAAGAAAGGAAAATCCGGGGTATTACATCTATCCTGATATACAGGGCATCGGATATAAAGATTTTGACCGTATACCTGAAATTATAAAGTATGGGGAGATAGCGGCGAAAAAGGAACTGCCTAATATAATTGAATATTTATCATCATAA
- a CDS encoding thiamine pyrophosphate-dependent enzyme codes for MMATLKELAQVEERFVGGHRLCAGCGHGISVRMVLNALENDENVVVGCATGCLEVASTIYPYTAWNCSFIHNAFENAAATISGVEAAYRSLKKQGKLKDDFKFVAFGGDGGTYDIGLQSLSGAMERGHKMVYVCLDNGAYMNTGIQRSSATPIGADTTTSPAGKVIPGKQQPRKDLAALIAAHNIPYVAQTAISNWQDVHKKAKKAFEVDGPAFINILSPCPRGWRYNTPDIVDLVKKAVETRFWPLYEVEDGKWKLNSKPKKYVSVEEFLKPQGRFKHVFAPGNEDLLKRIQEEVDKQWLALLERCGEEPELPPR; via the coding sequence ATGATGGCTACATTAAAAGAACTTGCTCAAGTTGAAGAAAGATTTGTCGGAGGTCATAGGCTTTGTGCCGGATGCGGGCATGGTATTTCAGTGCGCATGGTTTTAAATGCCCTGGAAAACGATGAAAATGTAGTAGTAGGTTGTGCTACAGGCTGCCTTGAAGTTGCCTCCACAATATATCCATATACGGCGTGGAATTGTTCCTTTATACACAACGCATTTGAAAATGCTGCTGCTACCATCAGCGGTGTAGAAGCTGCATATAGATCATTAAAGAAACAGGGTAAATTGAAGGATGACTTTAAATTTGTGGCCTTCGGTGGTGACGGAGGGACTTATGATATAGGCTTGCAATCACTTTCCGGTGCTATGGAGCGAGGCCATAAGATGGTATATGTCTGTCTTGATAATGGTGCTTATATGAATACCGGTATTCAGCGTTCAAGTGCGACACCTATAGGTGCCGATACTACTACGAGCCCAGCTGGAAAGGTTATTCCCGGAAAACAGCAGCCTCGTAAGGACTTGGCAGCCTTAATAGCAGCACATAATATACCCTATGTAGCTCAGACGGCAATAAGCAATTGGCAGGATGTCCATAAAAAGGCAAAGAAGGCCTTTGAAGTTGACGGCCCAGCTTTTATCAATATTTTATCACCTTGCCCGCGAGGATGGAGGTACAACACTCCGGATATTGTGGACTTGGTTAAAAAGGCTGTCGAAACACGTTTTTGGCCCCTTTATGAGGTGGAAGACGGTAAATGGAAACTTAATAGTAAACCTAAGAAATATGTATCTGTTGAAGAATTTTTAAAACCTCAAGGAAGGTTTAAACATGTATTTGCACCGGGTAATGAAGATTTACTGAAGCGCATTCAAGAAGAAGTGGACAAACAGTGGCTTGCTCTTCTTGAACGTTGTGGCGAAGAACCTGAATTACCCCCACGTTAA